The Oncorhynchus tshawytscha isolate Ot180627B linkage group LG20, Otsh_v2.0, whole genome shotgun sequence genome has a window encoding:
- the LOC121840202 gene encoding low choriolytic enzyme-like isoform X2 → MGPRHRQNDWYKTPETREEDLQFDLAIMEGDILVSEDRLAVKSLWPENEGVTSIPYKINGDLVDRKETMLAAFKMISDQTCILFHEYTNEINYIELISGTGCASYVGFQGGAQPLYFGRACNVGNLCHELMHALGLHHEHTRPDRDQYITIQWDNVVSGKEDNFKVKEGDTQDLPYDYDSIMHYGTYYFSSNRNPTIDSKKSGVQIGQRNHLSPLDIARLNKLYQCE, encoded by the exons ATGGGGCCACGTCACAGACAAAATGATTGGTATAAAACACCTGAAACCAGAGAAG aGGACTTACAGTTCGACCTTGCTATCATGGAGGGAGACATTCTGGTTTCG GAAGACCGATTAGCTGTGAAGTCACTTTGGCCGGAGAATGAAGGCGTCACTTCTATCCCCTACAAGATCAACGGTGATCTGG TGGACAGAAAGGAAACTATGCTAGCAGCGTTCAAGATGATTTCAGACCAGACGTGTATCCTCTTCCACGAATACACCAATGAGATTAACTACATAGAGTTAATCTCTGGGACAGG CTGTGCGTCGTATGTAGGTTTTCAGGGCGGGGCCCAGCCTCTGTACTTCGGTAGAGCCTGTAACGTGGGGAACCTGTGTCATGAGCTGATGCATGCCCTGGGCCTGCACCACGAGCACACACGGCCAGACCGTGACCAATACATCACCATACAGTGGGACAACGTGGTCTCAG GAAAAGAAGATAACTTTAAGGTGAAGGAAGGAGACACTCAGGATCTGCCCTATGACTACGACTCCATAATGCACTACGGAAC TTATTACTTCTCATCAAACCGGAACCCCACTATTGACTCCAAGAAGAGTGGAGTCCAGATTGGACAGAGAAATCACCTGAGCCCCCTGGACATAGCACGCCTTAACAAACTCTATCAATGTG AATAA
- the LOC121840202 gene encoding astacin-like metalloprotease toxin 5 isoform X1 has translation MVWLLILWVVQVGSVPIANFTNATTSNATFPATGSTASMGPRHRQNDWYKTPETREEDLQFDLAIMEGDILVSEDRLAVKSLWPENEGVTSIPYKINGDLVDRKETMLAAFKMISDQTCILFHEYTNEINYIELISGTGCASYVGFQGGAQPLYFGRACNVGNLCHELMHALGLHHEHTRPDRDQYITIQWDNVVSGKEDNFKVKEGDTQDLPYDYDSIMHYGTYYFSSNRNPTIDSKKSGVQIGQRNHLSPLDIARLNKLYQCE, from the exons ATGGTTTGGCTTTTGATTCTCTGGGTTGTCCAAG TGGGCAGTGTTCCCATAGCCAATTTCACAAATGCTACTACTTCAAATGCTACTTTCCCTGCCACAG GTTCTACTGCCTCGATGGGGCCACGTCACAGACAAAATGATTGGTATAAAACACCTGAAACCAGAGAAG aGGACTTACAGTTCGACCTTGCTATCATGGAGGGAGACATTCTGGTTTCG GAAGACCGATTAGCTGTGAAGTCACTTTGGCCGGAGAATGAAGGCGTCACTTCTATCCCCTACAAGATCAACGGTGATCTGG TGGACAGAAAGGAAACTATGCTAGCAGCGTTCAAGATGATTTCAGACCAGACGTGTATCCTCTTCCACGAATACACCAATGAGATTAACTACATAGAGTTAATCTCTGGGACAGG CTGTGCGTCGTATGTAGGTTTTCAGGGCGGGGCCCAGCCTCTGTACTTCGGTAGAGCCTGTAACGTGGGGAACCTGTGTCATGAGCTGATGCATGCCCTGGGCCTGCACCACGAGCACACACGGCCAGACCGTGACCAATACATCACCATACAGTGGGACAACGTGGTCTCAG GAAAAGAAGATAACTTTAAGGTGAAGGAAGGAGACACTCAGGATCTGCCCTATGACTACGACTCCATAATGCACTACGGAAC TTATTACTTCTCATCAAACCGGAACCCCACTATTGACTCCAAGAAGAGTGGAGTCCAGATTGGACAGAGAAATCACCTGAGCCCCCTGGACATAGCACGCCTTAACAAACTCTATCAATGTG AATAA